The genomic interval ACCAGGGCGCCCATCCACCATTCAGGTCAAAACCACGGGTTTTAATATTACCTTTCGCTACTTCTGCCCAAATATTATCTTCATTGGGAATCGCACCAATGTAACCTGTTTTACGTGCTTGCTGACAAGTAATCAGTTCGTCTACTATATAATTTATTCTTTTGAGCAGCTCACTATCTTTAGTGGTGGCGTATTGAAAAGAAATGGCCGATAAATAATGGCCAAGACTGTGTCCGGCAAGGCCATCAGATTCCCACCCTCCATATTTTTTTGCTTTTTCGGACAAACCAGCATTGCTTCTGAAACCAGCTAATAAACGATCTGGCTCTATCTTTAGCAGATAATTTACATCTGCATTTCTGGCGGTTTTGAATGGACTTTCCAGGAGCGATACTTCCGAAAGCTGAAAAGCGTAGGCTTTGATAGGAATAGCATTTTTAATGGTCATCCTTGTATCGTTCAATCTCGGTACATAGGATTGGGCAGTTGCTGAAAAAGTGTACAGCAGCGCCGTTACCAATAGGTTAGTGCAAAGGAATCTGTTCATGGTTTTTACTTTGGTTTCTATCTTAAAGGAAATAAAAATAAGCAATTAGCAAGCATTGGATATTGCATTATTTTGCCAATTGTTCTTGTATTTTATCCAGTATAACCTTAAGATTATTTATCATGAATAATAAGTTTTAATTTGACATTTATTGTCACATAGAGACGAATACAATACCGTAAGCAGAATAAATAACATTGCAAAATGAATAAACTATACAAATTACTTTTGATGGTGTGCTTATTGCCATCCACTATCTATTCGCAGGAAAAAGCAGTATCCAGACTTTATGAGCAAACCAGTGAAATGGGGACCACAATCATAACTTACCAAAAGGATATAAAAGCTATCCAGGATTTTTACTCCCCTTATATTTTAGAAGGCACTTATCCCGAAGTTGCCCAGGTCTATTATTCTCCCGAACAGCGAAACCGGTTGCTGCTGATTCAAAATGAATACTTGAAAGAAATGGAACAAATGGATTTTGATTCTTTTAGTATTTATGGAAAAGTAGATTACCTGCTATTGAAAAAGGAAATCAAAAAAGAAACCGGTCAATTGGAAAAAGCTGGAATAAATGAAAAGGCAATCCTTAAATATATTGCTTTTGCCCCCGGAATCTATGCATTGGAAAAGGAAAGAAGAAGGGGAAAAGCTATGGACTGGCAGGTTGTTGCAGCAAAGCTGGATGCTATCCGCAAAGAAATAGCCTCTTTTAATGCCGCATCAATCAATAAGTCAACGCTGAATAAAGAGAATTTAAAAAATATCAGGGAAGCAATATCCGGTCTGAAAATGAGATTAAAAGGTGTTTATGAATTTTATAAGGGTTATGACCCCTTATTCGATTGGTGGATTCCTAAACCTTATGAATCATTGGTACAGGTATTAGATCATTATAATACCTTTTTTGTTGATCAGGCGGATGCAGTACCTGCTCAAAAAGGCGTCAAATATGGAATAAAGGGAAATCCTATAGGAGAGTCAGAGCTGATTGCTCAACTCCATGCTGAAATGATTCCTTATACGCCCGAAGAACTTATTAAAATTGCAGAAAAGGAATTTGCATTTTGTGATCAGGAGTTGTTAAAGGCTTCTGCAGAAATGGGTTTTGGAAAAGATTGGAAAAAGGCTCAGGAAAAAGTTAAAGAAAGTTTTGTCGCACCCGGTAAACAAGCTGAATTGATTGTGAAATTACAGGATGACGCATTGGATTTTATCAAAAAAAATCAGCTGATTACGATTCCTGGTCTTGCTGAAGAAACCTGGGGGATGGTAATGATGTCTGCAGAAAGACAGTTGGTTAATCCCTTTTTTACAGGGGGCAGGGAGATTAGTATATCTTATCCGACAGCGAATATGAACGAAGAAGATAAACTGATGAGTATGCGGGGCAATAATCCCTACTTTTCAAGAGGTACTGTACAGCATGAATTACTACCTGGTCATCACCTGCAATATTATATGAATAGCCGTTATAAGAATTACCGGGAACTTTTTACTACTCCGTTCGGAATTGAGGGATGGACACTATATTGGGAGCTGCTTTTATACGATAAGGGATTTGCCAAAAGTCCCGAAGAGCGGATCGGAATGCTATTCTGGAGGATGCACCGCTGTGCAAGAATTATTTTCTCTTTAAATTATCATTTAGGAAAGTGGACACCTGAGCAGTGCGTTGATTTTCTGATTAACCGTGTAGGGCATGAGCCAGCAAATGCAGAAGGGGAAGTTCGCAGGTCATTTGAGGGCGGTTATGGTCCATTGTATCAGGTCGCTTACATGATTGGCGGAATGCAATTGATGGCGCTGAAGCATGAGCTTGTAGATAGTGGAAAAATGAGTATCCTCGAATTTCATGACCGGATAATGAAAGAAAACCTTATTCCGATAGAAATGGTCAGGGCAACCTTAATTGGGCAACCGCTGAAAAGAGACTTCACATCGGAATGGAAATTTTACAGGAAGTAAAGAATAAGAGGATGGCTATGAAATTATTATAATTTTGCTTATAGTCTGCTTTGCCGGATTTCATTTCTTATTGGATGTCGTTTTTTTTTATAATTTTACTCACTATGAGCAACCGGCATAACCATACCGATGAGGAACTAATCGTCCTGTTTAATGAAAATGATGTTGTTGCTTTCAAGGAAATTTATGTCAGGTATTGGTATGAGTTGTACCTGATCACTAATAAAAGATTGAGATCCAAAGAAGCTTCTGAAGAAATTATTCAGAATTTCTTCACAAAATTCTGGACCAATCGAAAAAAAATAAATATCAGAGGCGAACTGAAGGCTTATCTTCATACGGCTATCCGTTATTCTGTTATTGATCATCTGGCTAAAGAGGCTACGAAGAATAACTATCTTGAATTGATTTCTTTTAATTATAAGGATACAGCCAATACCACTGAAGAAACGGTTTTTTTGCATGAAGTGGAAGAGGGGGTGAATCAGGTCATGTCGAAATTACCTGCCAAATGCCGAAGGGTATTTGAACTGAGCAGGCAACAGCATAAATCAAATAAGGAAATTGCTGAATTATTGGGGCTCTCTGAAAAAACTGTAGAGAACCATATCACCAATGCTTTAAAACTTTTTAGAATACATTTTAAGTATATTCTGATAGCGTCACCCTTTGCCTGGTTATTGTTTTAAGCTCCATTATCTTTTTTTTATTTTTTTTTGGGGGCAAGGGCTTGCCTGACCGACTATACCATTAACTAACCAAATATATTTATAAACCATTATGGGAAAATCAATCCCTGTGTCCTTACTTAAAAAGTATCTTTCAGGTAGTTGTACTCCTGGCGAGACAGCGCAAGTTAACCAGTGGTTTGACAGTATGGATGGCGTACCGGAATATATTGCGGGTCTGTCAGAAGAACAGCGCAAGTTAATGGAGAACAGAGTTTTTGAACGCCTCCTCCATCACATCGATACAGAAGGGCAACAAAATGTGAAGTCATTGCCCAAAAAAACAATTTATTCCTGGAAAATCCTGGTGGCTGCTGCATCACTGTTCCTGTTTTTGAGTATAGTAGTTGTCTGGATGCAAGATCCTTTGTCACTTTCTTCCAAGAAAATTCTTAATTCAGCTCAAGCTGTAAATATTAAACCAGGTGGCAACAAGGCTGTGCTTACACTTGGTGACGGGTCCTCATTGATACTAACTGAAGCGAATCTGGGTACAGTAGCTGATCAGCAAAATGTAAGTGTGGTCAAAACTGCCGAAGGGGAGCTAAGCTATAAAAAGGGAGCAGGGAACAATACCTCAAAAATAGCATACAATACCATTGCAACACCTATTGGAGGAAAATACAGTGTTATATTACCTGATGGAAGTAAAGCCTGGTTGAATTCTAAATCCAGTTTAAGGTTCCCGACTTCATTTACAGGGCCAGAACGGAAAGTCCAGATGACTGGCGAAGTGTATTTTGAAGTTACAAAGAACCAGAAGCAGCCTTTTAAAGTATTCTCAGGCGGAACAGAGATTAGTGTGCTGGGAACACATTTCGATGTGATGGACTATAAAGATGAAGGCCGTCAAAAAACAACACTCTTAGAAGGTAGTATTCATCTGTCTTCAGGCAAATTTGCAAAGCTTTTGAAACCAGGACAACAAGCCAGTGTAACTGTATCCGGCATACAGGTTAATGACAACATCGATCTGGAAGAAGTAATGGCCTGGAGAAACAACCTGTTTATCTTTAAAGATATGGAAATTGAAGAAATTGCCCGGCAAATATCCAGATGGTATGATGTTCAGGTTGTATTTAAAGGTACCCCCTCAAAAGTACTTTACACAGGTACGATAGCTAAAGATGCCGAACTTTCAGAAATTCTGAGTATGCTTCAATTTACCGGATTAAAGTACGAGCTGCACAATCGTCTGCTTACCATTATTGAATAAGATATAAAACCTTATAGAACCAAATTTTTTAACCAAATAAACAGCCAGATATGATGAAATTTTACAACACAGTATAATGCATTCGCGTAGCCATTTTAAAAAAGAACCGGATAGTGTTTGCACCACATCCGGTCATTGTAAAGGTTACTTGCAAGCCAATTGAGATGACATTATAATTTAACCCAAACTCCATAAAGATATGAATTTATTCTTTAGGATCAGGCATGTATTGTGCCGTGATTCTTACCAAATCTTCTTAACAATGAGACTAACTTTGCTTTTTTTTATTCTGACTTTAATGCAGGTTAGCGCAAATAGTTTTAGCCAGAATTTAACACTTAAACATACGAATACAGATATCATTTCTGTCCTGAAGCAAATTGAAAAACAGACTGGTTACCATTTACTGTTCAGGCGTGCCGACATCGATAAGAAATATGCAATCAATGTAAATGTAATCAATATGCCTATCGAAGAGGCAATGAGACTGGTTTTGAAAAACACAAGCCTTGATTTCAAGATCATTAAAAAAACAATTATTCTTAAAAAGACAACGGATTTCCCAGTGCTGGCTACTCAAATTCAGGAGATCGAAATTTCTGGTGTCGTGAGTGATGAAAAAGGAGTGACACTCCCCGGAGTTGCTGTTAAAGTGAAGGGTTCAAAGGTTGCTGCGGTAACCGATATCAACGGAAGATATAAAATCTCAGTTCCGTCAGTCACAGGAATCCTTGTGTTTTCCTTTATCGGCATGGAGACTCAGGAAATCACGGCTGGTCAAAAGAACGTGCTGAATATAGTATTGAAGCCGCAAACTACAGTGCTCAATGATGTCGTAGTGATTGGTTACGGAACTCAAAAACGGGCTGATATTAACGGATCGATTTCTTCTGTGAAGGCTGCTGATATTGCGAATGTACCTCAGGTAAGCATTGATCAGCTATTACAGGGAAGGGCATCCGGACTAACCATTTCTCAGAATTCGGGAGCACCTGGCAGCAATACTTCCGTTCGTGTACGGGGGGTGACTTCTTTAAGCGGTAGTAATGAACCCTTATATGTGATAGACGGTGTGCCGATTTCGGGTGATGCCAGTAATCAAAGTACAAGTGGGCGATCGCCTTTGCAGGCTTCTTCCTCAAATGCGAATTCACAGACTACCGTTAGTCCATTATCTTTGATCAATCCAAATGATATTGAATCTATTGATGTATTAAAAGATGCATCTGCAACTGCAATCTATGGAAACAGGGCCTCTAACGGGGTGATTATTATCACTACCAAACGAGGTAAAAGTGGCAACTCGGTAATTAGTTACGACGGTTATACAGGTTTCCAAAGGGTAGCAAAATATATGGATGTGATGAACCTTAAACAATATGCCACACTCCAAAACTCACTGGGAGATATTTATGGAACCGGACGAAGAACAGAATTTGCAGACCCTTCAATATTGGGAGAAGGTACAAACTGGCAAAAAGAAATTTTCAGAACTGCTGCTCAGCAAAGTCATCAGCTTTCGGTTTCTGGTGGTAAAGAGGGCCTGAATTATTATATCTCAGGTGGATATCTTGGGCAGGACGGTACAGTTATTGGGTCTGATTTTCGTCGCTATAGCCTGCGTACGAATGTGGATGCCCAGGTTAAGGAATGGTTTAAGCTTGGAATTACTCTGACTGCAAACCGTTCGGCAGAAAATGTAATTACGAGTGATAACAATGGTATTATTTATAATGCTTTGTTACAGGGGCCTGATCTTGCAGTAACAAATCTTGATGGTAGCTATACGGGGCCTCCGGCATCAGATCCGCTAGCCTCCGCTGCCGCTTTAAACCCAGTGGCCCAGGCGCAGCAAATCAAAAATAAACTGAACAGGAGTAATATTAATACGAATATTTATAACGAAATAAAGTTCTATAAAGGACTGTCTCTAAGGTCAGAGCTGGGTGGAGACTTTAACTTTTCAGACAACAATGTTTTTACACCAAGCTATTCATGGGGGCGTTTCACCAATCCAACGGCTTCTTTAAAGGAGCGCCATCAGCAAAGTACATTTTTGATCTGGAAAGAATACCTGAATTATAACCAAACCTTCGGACAGAAGCATAACCTGAATGCAATCTTAGGTTATGAAGTCCAGGAATCTACCTGGAGGGGCATTGAAGGAACACGTCAGGGCTTTTATAGTAATGATGTACAATCTCTGAACCTGGGGCAGGCCATCACTGCGACCAATGATGAATATATTGGTACACAGCGACAAGAATCAATATATGCCCGTGCCATCTATACCTACGCTTCAAAGTATAGCCTGACGTCTACGATCCGGAAAGACAAGACTTCTAAGTTTGCTGAAGGATCGCAATCTGGCTATTTTCCTTCTTTTGCCGCATCCTGGAAATTAGCTGAAGAACCATTTATGCAGGGGATCAATAAAGTTGTGAATGGGATTAAAATCCGCTTTGGATATGGGGAAGTTGGTAATCAGGATATTCCTAATTATTTGTACAGTTCTTTATTGAAGTCATCTCAAACAGGTCTGGGTACAGGTTTTCTGGCAGGACGAATTGATAATAAGGCATTAAAGTGGCAAACATCAATTCAGTATAATGGCGGGATTGATATGAATTTCCTGAATGGTAAAATCAGTACAAGTCTGGACTTTTATAAAAAAACATCAAAGGACTTTCTGTTTCAACTGGCACTTCCTGCATACCTGGTGGGCGGACCTGATTATTTAGGTGGTATCAACCCACCTTATGTAAATCTTGGAAAGATAAATAACGTAGGTTTTGACTTGAGTATCAGTTCACACAATATCAGTAATGAGCATTTTAAATGGAATACAACTTTGGTTTTTTCTCATTATAAAAATGTGGTGAAGGAATTGGGCAATGGGCTTACTGAGCTGTTCGGAACCGTAACCAGTGCCTATTTGCAAACACCTGTTACCCGTACGGTAGTAGGTGGGTCAGTTGGTGAGTTTTATGGTTATAAAGTGAAAGGGATTTTTAAAACAGACGAACAACTTCAGTCTGCGCCTGTGCAGTTTGGCAGGCTTGTGGCGAATAACAGCAGCAGCACATGGCTTGGTGACGTTCAATATGTGGATATCAATGGTGACGGTAAAATAGACGAGAAGGATCGTACTGAGATTGGTAATCCTAATCCTAAATTTACTTATGGAATTACCAATACCTTCAGTTACAAATCCTTTGATTTCACGTTGTTCTTAAACGGATCTTATGGTTCGAGGATTATGAATTTGCTGAACAATACTATGGGTAACCTGGCGGCTGTTTACCAGAATCAATATGCTGCTTACAGCAATTTCTGGACACCTCAAAATCCAAATTCCAATATTCCTGCACCGAAAATAGGGATTGACAATCCAAACTTGCTGGTCTCTGACAGATATGTGGAAAGCGGGTCCTTTTTAAGGATTCAAAACGTTAGTCTTGGTTACAAAGTACCTTCAGCATGGATCAAAAAATTAAAACTCACCAATCTGAAAGTGTATTCAAGTGTGCAGAATCTTTACACATTTACAAAATATAAAGGGTACGATCCGGAAATCGGGGCAATGAATCAAAGCGCACTTCTGAATAATATTGACCTGGGCAGGTATCCGATAGCCAGGACTATCACTTTTGGAATGAATGCACAATTTTAGTCACCACAAATTATTTTAAGAAAATGAAATCATATCTCATCTATATAGGTTGCTTTATTTTTATAGCCACTGTGAGCAGCAGCTGTAAAAAAGACTTTTTTAATATTCCGCCTCAGGATGCGCTCAGTACTGATAATTTTTACCAGAATACAGAACAGGTACAGGCCAGCACTACAGCCTTATACAATTCTCCATGGTTTGACTGGAATGCAAAAGCTTCGTGGTGTATCTCTGAATTATTAAGCGGTAATGCACATACCTATTCTCCCGATGTAATCAACTTTGGTAACTTCTCAGTAACTGGCGACAATACCCAATTGTTGTCGGCATGGAATTCCCTGTACAGCGTAGTTGCCCAATCAAATGCAGTCATTAATAACCTGAAAGCGAAAGTTCCCGCAAGTGTACCGGCAACAGTAGTAAATAATGCATTGGGTGAAGCCAGGTTCATGCGTGCTATCGCTTATTTTTATTTGGTGAGAACCTGGGGAAATGTACCGATTATAGAAAATAGTCTGGATCATGTAAACAACTATCAGATTAATACCAATCCGGTAACTGATATTTATAAGTTCATTATCAATGATCTTAAGTTTGCAGAAGAGAATTGCAATAAAATGATCAGAACCGGATCTGTTTCTCAGGGCAGGGTATCAAGTGGATCAGCAGCTGCGCTATTGGCTAAAGTTTATCTGTATATGCGGGATTATCCCAACGCCCGCCTTAAAGCAGAACAGGTGATCAATAGTGGCGAGTTCAAATTGTATGGGATAGATGTTGCAGGGAAAACTTATGGCGATTTATTCAAAACAGCCAATAACAATAATGAAGAAAGTGTAGCCGCTATTCAATGGCTGGGCGGATCTGCTTATGGACACGGAAATGCATTACAGTCTTTTCTGGCCTATAATTCTGAAATTACCGGCACTGGAGATGGATATGGCAGTGTTGTGCCTTCAATTGACTTGTTAACTGCTTATGAACCAGGTGACCTGAGAAGAAAGCCAACAGTGATGATGCAGGGTGATATTTATCCGGAAATTAATCAGGATAAAGGAGGCTATAAGCTGCCAGTTGGTGCTGTAGCACAGGGGATGCCTGCATTTATAAAAAAATATGTGGTAGGGACACCCACAGACAATGCTGGTAAAGGAGCCGCATTTTCAACTGCAAATAATACCTATCTGATGCGGTATGCGGATGTACTTTTAATTGAAGCGGAGGCTGTTCTTGCTGGTGCGGAGCGTACTTCTGATGCTACTGCGCTACTGCCGTTTAATAAAATCAGAAAACGGGCCGGGCTGATTCCCAAAACAACAATGTCAATACAGGATATTTATCAGGAACGCCGGATGGAATTTGTTTTTGAGGCCGATTATTGGTTTGATCTTGGCAGAATGGATGGATTTAATGTCACTTCCCATCCTAAAGCGATCGCAGTTATCGCTAATCAGGAAAGAGGGATTTATAGCAACACTACGCCTGTAGTTATTTGGGGGCAGAAATATACGCCAACTAATGCAAGCTTTCTTTTGCCATATCCCACCACAGAATCCACCCTCAATCCTAAATTATTATTGCCACCGGTACCTTACAATTTTAAATAGTTATTATGAAAATCATATATAAAAATCCTATAGTCGTTTGTCTGACAGGACTATTTTTCATGCTGATCTTTATGACCTCCTGTAAAAAAGATGCGGAAGGGAAGGGAGCACCGGTCATCACCAGGGTTCGTACCCTGGTTAAGCCGGGAGATCCTAAACAGACTGCTTTAGATTCTACTGTTACTTCTGGCGATGCCGGTAGTACATATGTGATCGAGGGTGCAAATCTGAAGTATACGAACAAGGTCGAATTTAATGGTACAGAAGCCTATTTGAATACGGCACTTTTTAGTGATCATAGCATTGTGGTTATGATTCCTGCTACTGCATCCTGGATAAATCAAACGGGCAAACTCACGCTGACCAGTGCATCGGGTACCACAACTTTTAATTTTAGTATCAGGCAGCCTGCTCCGGTTATTACAGAATTAAGCCAGTTTACAGGAGATGAAGGAGATGTCGTGACCATCACTGGTTTGCGTTTTGATCAGGTGTCCAGTGTGAAATTTGGTACAGCAGAAGCTAAGGTTATAACAGCAACAAGTACAGAACTTAAGGTGTCAGTACCCGCTGCTGCCCTGGGTGCAGTAAGTGTAACTACTCCTGGTGGAACCGGCACTGGCCCATATATCTCATACGATGGGGTAGCGGTGCCGATATTATTACCTTTTGGATTCAGACATCTGTTTTATGATGATAAAATAACAGCCGGTTATGACTTCAATTTTGGTGGTGCCAGTGGAGATGTGAATAATACAGAGGTGGTTAAAAGGGGTACCCACTCCATTAAAGTTACCTATACCGGTAATTATGCAGGATATGCTGTCGGCAGCGGCACTCCCGTAGACCTGAGTGATAAGACTTACGTTAAATTTTCTATTTATGGATCAGCAGGTACTGAAGGTAAGGTGATCAAGGTCGGATTGAACGATTTTGACAACCGTCAGGTCAGCATTGTGCTGCATTCAGGCAAATGGACAACTTATGTAGTCCCTCTGGAGCGTTTCCAAAATGCCTCTCAGCCGGGTAAACCCAGCAGTCTGAATTGGATTGGGTTCCAGGAATTAAGTGGTAATGCGCCAGAGACAATTTTCCTGGATGATATTGGCGTATATTAATCGCTTAGCGGTAAAAATAGTTCGATAACATTATCCGGAGCAGCAGTATGGAGTCTTAAACTGTTGCCCCGGATAAATCATGTCAATTAAAACAATTATATTCCAATGAAAACTATACAATATGTGTCTGTGGTAATTTTTATGCTCACAGTCAATTATAATGCTATGGCACAAAAAAATCTGGTGACCAATGGCGGCTTTGAAGATGAGCTCAGCGGATGGGTTGATTATTCTGCAAAGGTTACACCCTACGTTTTTAGCACCGGAAAAATGAGCAGTGCTTTATTTTCGCCTGATCCCTCCAAATGGACCGGTATGCATCAAATCGTTTCCCTTCCTAAGCATACACAATATATACTCATGACTGCCAGGATTAAAGCAGATGGTGTAAGTATTGGAAAGGAAGATTGGAATGGTGCTCTTTTCCTTTTTGAAATGCTTGACAAGGCAGATGTAAAAATCGGAAATGGAATTAACATTGCCTCAGTTACAGGAGATCAGGACTGGAAGCTTTATGAACGCGCCTATATCATTCCCCCCGGTGTTGCAAAAATAAAACTTTTATTCGCACTGGGTTATGTGTCGGGCACTATGTTTATTGACGATGTGAGTCTCAAAGTGATCAGTCAGGCCGATTATGAAAAATACTTATAGTTTTATGAAATCTATATTTTACAGCGCTCTTTTTATACTTTTCAGTCTGAATTTAACTGGTGCATTTGCCCAGGAGACTGAAAGCTCCAATATCTTCTTAGATCAATCAGGATTTTATCCGAATTTGGATAAAAGTGCAATAATTACCAGTGCCGTTTCCGAAAACAGTTTCGATCTGGTTGCCTTACCAGGCAGGAAGAGGGTCTATACGGGATCAATGTCTGAGCCGAAAAGCACAGGATATTCTGGTATTAAGGTCAGGATAGCAAATTTTAGTGACTACGAGCGGCCGGGGACCTACTTGATCCGAATCCCGGGAGTTGGTGAATCTCCGGCTTTCAGGATTGCTGATCATGTGCATCAGGAGCTTGCAGTAGCGGCACTGAAAGCATTTTATTACCAACGCGCTTCTTCAACGCTTGATAAAAATTATGCAGGAAAGTGGTACCGGGCGTCGGGTCATCCGGATACGTCGGTTCATATTCATCCATCAGCCGTCTCTAAAAACCGTAAGGCCGATAGCAGGATTAATGTTGAAGGAGGGTGGTACGATGCAGGTGATTACAATAAGTACATCGTCAATAGTGGAATTTCTACTGCAACTTTACTTTCAGCATACGAAGACTTTCCTGACTATTTTCTTAGTCTGAAAGCCAGCATTCCAAATGCAAAAAATAAGGTGCCGGATATATTGACCGAAGCCATCTGCAATTTACGCTGGATGCTGAAAATGCAGGATCCTGATGACGGAGGTGTATATAATAAATGTACAAATCTTGATTTCGATGCGATGATTATGCCAGCGCAAGCTTTATCTGCCCGTTATGTAGTCGCAAAAGGTACTGCCGCAACGCTTAATATGGCCGGGGTTGCAGCTCAGGCATCCCGTATCTTAAGGGATTTTCCTGAACAATATCCCGGATTGGCGGATAGTTGTCTGTCTGCAGCTGTTCTGGCCTGGAATTGGGCCATCAAAAATCCGGATCTGGCTTACGACCAGGATCTGATGAACAAAATGTTCAACCTGAAGGTAAATACAGGGGCTTATGGAGATAAAGATTTTGAAGATGAATGGACCTGGGCTTCTGCCGAATTACTGACATCTACCGGTGAGAAAAAATATTTTGATGCTTTTTTTTCGCGCCTGAATGCACCTGTGAGTTTACCAGGATGGAGTAATGTTGGTATTCTAGGATATTATTCCCTGATCAGATGTCAAAGTAAACTCCCCGGAGTGTATCAAAGTATGACCAGTATCTTAAAGAAAAAAATACTAACCATTGCAGATCGTTACCTCTTGGCCCGCAAAACTAATGCCTATGGCATAGTGATGGGTAGTTCGCTTTCTGACTTTGTATGGGGAAGCAATTCTGTCGCCATGAATCAAAGTGTCCTGCTCATCAATGCTTATTTATTTACACAAAATAAAGCTTACCTGAATGGGGCAGTTGGTAATCTGGATTATATTCTGGGAAGAAATGCAACTGGTTATTCTTTTGTGACTGGTATTGGTACCAAATCGCCCATGAATCCACATCACCGGCCATCTTTTGCAGATGGTGTTGTTGACCCGGTTCCTGGACTGCTTGTTGGCGGACCTAATCGGGAAAAGCAGGATGGATTAAAATATAAATATGCGGAGCCTGAACTATCCTATCTGGATAATGTTGCCTCTTATGCAAGTAATGAAATTGCTATCAATTGGAATGCTCCTCTGGTTTATGTTGCAAATGCATTGGAATGTTTACAAAAGACAGGAAACAATAATGCAAAGTAATTTACAGGTAAAACGGATTTCATAAAGGCATAAACTTTCAGGACTAACCGTAAAGACGAGGTACTTTATGCCCAAATCAATGCTGAAATTAATTACCACCTAAAACATTATGGAAAAAAGATGCAGCTTCATTACCCACTTGCTGATGCACAGCATTTCTGTTTACAGTTTTGTCGTCTGTGAAAAATAGCCTCTCATTTTCTTTCAATTGACTTTTGGCCTCATTTAAAAATACATAATGGCCTGTTTTGCCTGGTATGATCAGTAGTTTTGATTGTTTGATCATCTTTTGATAATGTAAGGCATTTGTTTTTATTGGAGTAATACTATCGCTTTGTGCTCCAACGATATAAACAGGATCATGAATAGATTCAAACTGTTTTTGAGTCGTAAATCCCTGACCAATTGCGGGACAAATAGCAAAAAATGCTTTTATTCGTTTATCCTTCAAGTTAGTAGCTTTTCGGAATGAAGCCTTAACCTCTTTCTGATTGATCATTGCTTTAAGGTTAGGGAATTCGGGCAATGCAAATTCTTTCAAACCAAGAGGCGTTTCAGTAAAATTAGTTAAGGCCTCCAAATCTAGTTTAGCACCCGCAAGCGCAATAACAGTATAGCCACCTATGG from Pedobacter sp. WC2423 carries:
- a CDS encoding glycoside hydrolase family 9 protein, coding for MKSIFYSALFILFSLNLTGAFAQETESSNIFLDQSGFYPNLDKSAIITSAVSENSFDLVALPGRKRVYTGSMSEPKSTGYSGIKVRIANFSDYERPGTYLIRIPGVGESPAFRIADHVHQELAVAALKAFYYQRASSTLDKNYAGKWYRASGHPDTSVHIHPSAVSKNRKADSRINVEGGWYDAGDYNKYIVNSGISTATLLSAYEDFPDYFLSLKASIPNAKNKVPDILTEAICNLRWMLKMQDPDDGGVYNKCTNLDFDAMIMPAQALSARYVVAKGTAATLNMAGVAAQASRILRDFPEQYPGLADSCLSAAVLAWNWAIKNPDLAYDQDLMNKMFNLKVNTGAYGDKDFEDEWTWASAELLTSTGEKKYFDAFFSRLNAPVSLPGWSNVGILGYYSLIRCQSKLPGVYQSMTSILKKKILTIADRYLLARKTNAYGIVMGSSLSDFVWGSNSVAMNQSVLLINAYLFTQNKAYLNGAVGNLDYILGRNATGYSFVTGIGTKSPMNPHHRPSFADGVVDPVPGLLVGGPNREKQDGLKYKYAEPELSYLDNVASYASNEIAINWNAPLVYVANALECLQKTGNNNAK
- a CDS encoding alpha/beta hydrolase family protein, whose product is MFKKITFSIVFLPYIAFAQSSAIGQKTFYYKDSVRNRPVTTEIWYPTDADISKAYTTPEYPFIRISTIHNAPIPRKKFPLIMLSHGTGGGRLNMEWLAGILVQKGFIVAAVDHWGNTYDHKIAMDFVTPWKRAQDISFALTQLLQTRELDQAIDSERIGAAGFSIGGYTVIALAGAKLDLEALTNFTETPLGLKEFALPEFPNLKAMINQKEVKASFRKATNLKDKRIKAFFAICPAIGQGFTTQKQFESIHDPVYIVGAQSDSITPIKTNALHYQKMIKQSKLLIIPGKTGHYVFLNEAKSQLKENERLFFTDDKTVNRNAVHQQVGNEAASFFHNVLGGN